One part of the Streptomyces nigra genome encodes these proteins:
- a CDS encoding histone-like nucleoid-structuring protein Lsr2 — protein sequence MAQKVQVLLVDDLDGGEADETVTFALDGKTYEIDLTTANADKLRGLLEPYVKGGRRTGGRASGGRGKARAASGSGSQDTAQIRAWAKENGYEVNDRGRVPASIREAYEKANG from the coding sequence GTGGCACAGAAGGTTCAGGTCCTTCTTGTCGATGACCTCGACGGCGGCGAGGCGGACGAGACCGTGACGTTCGCGCTGGACGGCAAGACGTACGAGATCGATCTCACGACTGCCAATGCGGACAAGCTCCGTGGTCTTCTCGAGCCTTACGTGAAGGGCGGCCGTCGTACCGGAGGCCGTGCTTCGGGTGGGCGTGGAAAGGCGCGTGCCGCTTCCGGCAGCGGCAGCCAGGACACCGCGCAGATCCGTGCGTGGGCGAAGGAGAACGGTTACGAGGTCAACGACCGCGGTCGCGTTCCCGCGAGCATCCGCGAGGCCTACGAGAAGGCCAACGGCTGA
- a CDS encoding BlaI/MecI/CopY family transcriptional regulator, giving the protein MTRVWKWNRPVTVREVLEDLQKERSIAYTTVMTVMDNLHQKGWVRREAEGRAYRYEAVSTRAAYAAALMNEAWSQSDNPAAALVAFFGMMSDEQRTALRDAVRIVQGPETAEPAPAPDTRDVTGGDSGAAHSPGADTGSDTAGDTAPENPGSAQGSGGR; this is encoded by the coding sequence ATGACGCGGGTGTGGAAGTGGAACCGCCCGGTGACCGTTCGAGAAGTCCTGGAAGATCTCCAGAAGGAACGGTCCATCGCGTACACGACCGTGATGACCGTTATGGACAATCTCCATCAGAAGGGCTGGGTCCGGCGGGAAGCGGAAGGCCGGGCCTATCGATATGAGGCGGTCTCCACACGCGCCGCCTACGCCGCAGCCCTGATGAACGAGGCCTGGTCGCAGAGCGACAACCCCGCCGCCGCACTCGTCGCGTTCTTCGGCATGATGAGCGACGAACAGCGCACCGCCCTGCGGGACGCCGTACGCATCGTCCAGGGTCCGGAAACGGCCGAGCCGGCGCCGGCGCCCGATACCCGCGACGTTACCGGCGGCGATAGCGGCGCGGCCCATTCGCCCGGTGCCGATACCGGCTCCGATACCGCCGGCGATACCGCCCCGGAGAACCCCGGCTCGGCGCAGGGGTCCGGCGGGCGATAG
- a CDS encoding amino-acid N-acetyltransferase, whose product MSAESHSGGSASAGSPEVTAKAITVRRARTGDVPAVRRLLDAYVQRRILLDKATVTLYEDIQEFWVAERDDNGEVVGCGALHVMWEDLAEVRTLAVKPGLRGAGVGHQLLEKLLHTARWLGVRRVFCLTFEVDFFGKHGFVEIGETPVDTDVYAELLRSYDEGVAEFLGLERVKPNTLGNSRMLLHL is encoded by the coding sequence ATGTCAGCAGAGAGCCACTCCGGGGGAAGCGCCTCGGCGGGGAGCCCGGAAGTCACCGCAAAAGCCATCACCGTCCGGCGGGCGCGAACCGGCGATGTCCCGGCGGTGCGCCGTCTCCTTGACGCCTACGTCCAGCGCCGCATCCTGCTCGACAAAGCCACGGTCACGCTTTACGAGGACATCCAGGAGTTCTGGGTCGCGGAACGGGACGACAACGGCGAGGTCGTCGGCTGCGGCGCCCTGCACGTGATGTGGGAAGACCTGGCGGAAGTCCGCACCCTGGCCGTGAAGCCGGGTCTGCGCGGCGCCGGGGTCGGTCACCAGTTGCTGGAGAAGTTGCTGCACACCGCGCGCTGGCTGGGTGTTCGCCGGGTTTTCTGTCTGACCTTCGAAGTGGACTTCTTCGGCAAGCACGGCTTCGTCGAGATCGGGGAGACGCCGGTCGACACGGATGTCTACGCCGAGCTGCTGCGTTCCTATGACGAAGGCGTCGCGGAGTTCCTGGGTCTCGAACGAGTGAAACCGAACACCTTGGGCAACAGCCGGATGCTTCTGCATCTGTGA
- a CDS encoding ATP-dependent Clp protease ATP-binding subunit produces the protein MFERFTDRARRVVVLAQEEARMLNHNYIGTEHILLGLIHEGEGVAAKALESLGISLEAVRQQVEEIIGQGQQAPSGHIPFTPRAKKVLELSLREALQLGHNYIGTEHILLGLIREGEGVAAQVLVKLGADLNRVRQQVIQLLSGYQGKETATAGGPAEGTPSTSLVLDQFGRNLTQAARESKLDPVIGREKEIERVMQVLSRRTKNNPVLIGEPGVGKTAVVEGLAQAIVKGEVPETLKDKHLYTLDLGALVAGSRYRGDFEERLKKVLKEIRTRGDIILFIDELHTLVGAGAAEGAIDAASILKPMLARGELQTIGATTLDEYRKHLEKDAALERRFQPIQVAEPSLPHTIEILKGLRDRYEAHHRVSITDEALVQAATLADRYISDRFLPDKAIDLIDEAGSRMRIRRMTAPPDLREFDEKIAGVRRDKESAIDSQDFEKAASLRDKEKQLLAAKAKREKEWKAGDMDVVAEVDGELIAEVLATATGIPVFKLTEEESSRLLRMEEELHKRVIGQNDAVKALSKAIRRTRAGLKDPKRPGGSFIFAGPSGVGKTELSKALAEFLFGDEDALISLDMSEFSEKHTVSRLFGSPPGYVGYEEGGQLTEKVRRKPFSVVLFDEVEKAHPDIFNSLLQILEDGRLTDSQGRVVDFKNTVIIMTTNLGTRDISKGFNLGFAASGDTKTNYERMKNKVSDELKQHFRPEFLNRVDDVVVFPQLTQEDILRIVDLMIGKVDERLKDRDMGIELSQSAKELLSKKGYDPVLGARPLRRTIQREIEDSLSEKILFGELRPGHIVVVDTEGEGESKTFTFRGEEKSALPDVPPIEQAAGGTGPNLSKEA, from the coding sequence ATGTTCGAGAGGTTCACCGACCGCGCGCGGCGGGTTGTCGTCCTGGCTCAGGAAGAAGCCCGGATGCTCAACCACAACTACATCGGCACCGAGCACATCCTCCTGGGCCTGATCCACGAGGGTGAGGGTGTCGCCGCCAAGGCCCTTGAGAGCCTCGGGATTTCGCTCGAGGCGGTCCGCCAGCAGGTGGAGGAGATCATCGGCCAGGGCCAGCAGGCCCCGTCCGGGCACATCCCCTTCACCCCCCGTGCCAAGAAGGTCCTGGAGCTGTCGCTCCGCGAGGCTCTTCAGCTGGGCCACAACTACATCGGCACGGAGCACATCCTGCTCGGCCTGATCCGTGAGGGCGAGGGCGTCGCCGCCCAGGTCCTGGTCAAGCTGGGCGCTGATCTGAACCGTGTGCGGCAGCAGGTGATCCAGCTGCTCTCCGGTTACCAGGGCAAGGAGACCGCCACCGCCGGCGGGCCTGCCGAGGGCACCCCCTCGACGTCCCTGGTCCTCGACCAGTTCGGCCGGAACCTCACCCAGGCCGCTCGTGAGTCCAAGCTCGACCCGGTCATCGGGCGCGAGAAGGAGATCGAGCGGGTCATGCAGGTGCTGTCCCGCCGTACCAAGAACAACCCGGTCCTGATCGGTGAGCCCGGCGTCGGCAAGACCGCCGTCGTCGAGGGCCTCGCCCAGGCCATCGTCAAGGGCGAGGTGCCCGAGACCCTCAAGGACAAGCACCTCTACACCCTGGACCTCGGCGCGCTGGTCGCCGGCTCCCGCTACCGCGGTGACTTCGAGGAGCGCCTGAAGAAGGTGCTCAAGGAGATCCGCACCCGCGGCGACATCATCCTGTTCATCGACGAGCTGCACACGCTGGTCGGTGCGGGTGCCGCCGAGGGCGCCATCGACGCCGCTTCGATCCTGAAGCCGATGCTGGCCCGCGGTGAGCTGCAGACCATCGGTGCCACCACCCTGGACGAGTACCGCAAGCACCTGGAGAAGGACGCGGCCCTCGAGCGCCGCTTCCAGCCCATCCAGGTCGCCGAGCCGTCCCTGCCGCACACGATCGAGATCCTCAAGGGTCTGCGTGACCGGTACGAGGCCCACCACCGGGTCTCCATCACCGACGAGGCGCTGGTCCAGGCCGCCACCCTGGCCGACCGGTACATCTCGGACCGCTTCCTGCCGGACAAGGCGATCGACCTGATCGACGAGGCCGGTTCCCGGATGCGCATCCGCCGGATGACCGCGCCGCCGGACCTGCGCGAGTTCGACGAGAAGATCGCCGGTGTCCGCCGGGACAAGGAGTCCGCGATCGACTCGCAGGACTTCGAGAAGGCCGCCTCCCTGCGCGACAAGGAGAAGCAGCTCCTGGCCGCCAAGGCCAAGCGCGAGAAGGAGTGGAAGGCCGGCGACATGGACGTCGTCGCCGAGGTCGACGGCGAGCTGATCGCCGAGGTCCTCGCGACGGCCACCGGCATCCCGGTCTTCAAGCTGACCGAGGAGGAGTCCAGCCGCCTGCTCCGCATGGAGGAGGAGCTGCACAAGCGGGTCATCGGCCAGAACGACGCCGTCAAGGCGCTGTCGAAGGCGATCCGCCGTACGCGTGCCGGTCTGAAGGACCCGAAGCGCCCCGGTGGCTCGTTCATCTTCGCCGGCCCGTCCGGTGTCGGTAAGACCGAGCTGTCCAAGGCGCTCGCCGAGTTCCTCTTCGGCGACGAGGACGCGCTGATCTCCCTCGACATGTCGGAGTTCAGCGAGAAGCACACGGTCTCGCGGCTCTTCGGTTCGCCTCCCGGCTACGTGGGCTACGAAGAGGGCGGCCAGCTGACCGAGAAGGTCCGCCGCAAGCCGTTCTCCGTGGTCCTGTTCGACGAGGTCGAGAAGGCCCACCCGGACATCTTCAACTCGCTGCTGCAGATCCTGGAGGACGGTCGCCTGACCGACTCCCAGGGCCGGGTCGTGGACTTCAAGAACACGGTCATCATCATGACGACCAACCTCGGCACCCGGGACATCTCCAAGGGCTTCAACCTGGGCTTCGCCGCCTCGGGTGACACGAAGACCAACTACGAGCGCATGAAGAACAAGGTGTCGGACGAGCTCAAGCAGCACTTCCGCCCCGAGTTCCTCAACCGCGTCGACGACGTGGTCGTCTTCCCGCAGCTCACGCAGGAGGACATCCTGCGGATCGTCGACCTGATGATCGGCAAGGTGGACGAGCGCCTGAAGGACCGGGACATGGGCATCGAGCTCTCCCAGTCCGCCAAGGAGCTGCTGTCCAAGAAGGGCTACGACCCGGTGCTGGGCGCCCGGCCGCTGCGCCGGACCATCCAGCGCGAGATCGAGGACTCGCTGTCGGAGAAGATCCTCTTCGGCGAGCTGCGTCCCGGTCACATCGTGGTCGTGGACACCGAGGGCGAGGGTGAGAGCAAGACCTTCACCTTCCGCGGCGAGGAGAAGTCGGCGCTGCCCGACGTCCCGCCGATCGAGCAGGCGGCCGGTGGGACCGGCCCGAACCTGAGCAAGGAGGCGTAA
- a CDS encoding type III pantothenate kinase: MLLTIDVGNTHTVLGLFDGEDIVEHWRISTDARRTADELAVLLQGLMGMHPLLGDELGDGIDGIAICATVPSVLHELREVTRRYYGDVPAVLVEPGVKTGVPIQFDNPKEVGADRIINAVAANELYGGPAIVVDFGTATTFDAVSARGEYVGGVIAPGIEISVEALGVKAAQLRKIEVARPRTVIGKNTVAAMQSGIVYGFAGQVDGVVTRMARELADDPEDVTVIATGGLAPTVLGESTVIDEHEPWLTLIGLRLVYERNVARS, translated from the coding sequence ATGCTGCTCACGATCGACGTAGGCAACACCCACACCGTCCTCGGCCTGTTCGACGGCGAGGACATCGTCGAGCACTGGCGCATCTCCACGGACGCGCGCCGCACCGCCGACGAGCTGGCGGTCCTCCTGCAGGGCCTCATGGGCATGCACCCGCTCCTCGGGGACGAACTGGGCGACGGGATCGACGGCATCGCCATCTGCGCGACCGTCCCGTCGGTCCTGCACGAGCTGCGCGAGGTGACCCGCCGCTACTACGGCGACGTCCCCGCCGTCCTCGTCGAGCCGGGCGTGAAGACGGGCGTGCCGATCCAGTTCGACAACCCCAAGGAGGTCGGCGCCGACCGCATCATCAACGCGGTCGCGGCGAACGAGCTGTACGGCGGCCCGGCGATCGTCGTCGACTTCGGCACGGCGACCACCTTCGACGCGGTCTCCGCGCGCGGGGAGTACGTCGGCGGCGTGATCGCGCCCGGCATCGAGATCTCCGTGGAGGCCCTCGGCGTCAAGGCCGCGCAGCTGCGGAAGATCGAGGTGGCCCGGCCCCGGACCGTGATCGGCAAGAACACCGTCGCGGCCATGCAGTCGGGCATCGTCTACGGCTTCGCGGGCCAGGTCGACGGGGTCGTCACCCGCATGGCTCGCGAGCTCGCGGACGACCCGGAGGACGTGACGGTGATCGCCACGGGCGGCCTGGCGCCGACGGTGCTCGGCGAGAGCACCGTCATCGACGAGCACGAGCCGTGGCTGACCCTGATCGGGCTCCGCCTGGTCTACGAACGCAACGTCGCCCGGAGCTGA
- the nadC gene encoding carboxylating nicotinate-nucleotide diphosphorylase produces MTTPDLPLASNGGCGDDCACGAGEEYLECGLDPALAQLLADAGLDPVEVEDIANVAIQEDLAGGVDVTTVATIPEEAVATADFVAREDGVVAGLRVAEAVLSIVCEDEFEVERHVEDGDRITAGQKLLSVTTRTRDLLTGERSALNILCRLSGIATATRAWADALDGTRAKVRDTRKTTPGLRALEKYAVRCGGGVNHRMSLSDAALVKDNHVVAAGGVAQAFKAVRETFPDVPIEVEVDTLHQLREVVDAGADLILLDNFTPGECEEAVAIVDGRAALEASGRLTLDNAEAYADTGVDYLAVGALTHSSPILDIGLDLRAAE; encoded by the coding sequence GTGACCACCCCCGACCTTCCCCTCGCCTCGAACGGCGGCTGCGGCGACGACTGTGCCTGCGGTGCCGGCGAGGAGTACCTGGAGTGCGGGCTCGACCCCGCGCTCGCCCAGCTCCTCGCCGACGCGGGTCTCGACCCCGTCGAGGTGGAGGACATCGCCAACGTGGCGATCCAGGAGGACCTCGCCGGCGGCGTGGACGTGACCACGGTCGCGACCATCCCCGAGGAGGCCGTCGCCACCGCCGACTTCGTCGCGCGCGAGGACGGCGTCGTGGCCGGTCTCCGGGTCGCCGAAGCGGTCCTGTCGATCGTCTGCGAGGACGAGTTCGAGGTCGAGCGGCATGTCGAGGACGGCGACCGGATCACGGCGGGGCAGAAGCTGCTGTCCGTGACCACCCGCACCCGCGACCTGCTCACCGGCGAGCGCAGCGCGCTGAACATCCTGTGCCGTCTGTCGGGCATCGCGACGGCCACGCGCGCGTGGGCGGACGCCTTGGACGGCACCCGCGCGAAGGTGCGCGACACCCGCAAGACGACGCCGGGCCTGCGGGCGCTGGAGAAGTACGCCGTGCGCTGCGGCGGCGGCGTCAACCACCGGATGTCCCTGTCGGACGCGGCCCTCGTCAAGGACAACCACGTCGTCGCGGCGGGCGGTGTGGCGCAGGCCTTCAAGGCGGTCCGCGAGACCTTCCCGGACGTGCCGATCGAGGTCGAGGTCGACACGCTGCACCAGCTCCGCGAGGTCGTGGACGCCGGCGCCGACCTGATCCTGCTGGACAACTTCACACCGGGCGAGTGCGAGGAGGCCGTGGCGATCGTCGACGGCCGCGCCGCCCTGGAGGCGTCCGGTCGGCTGACCCTGGACAACGCCGAGGCGTACGCGGACACCGGCGTGGACTACCTCGCGGTCGGCGCCCTCACCCACTCCTCGCCGATCCTGGACATCGGTCTCGACCTGCGAGCGGCGGAGTAG
- a CDS encoding HAD family acid phosphatase: protein MTLRPWARRIAVGSASAAALVAFAVPAEAAGPSTASTSATAAVTAAADVDYATWQRDCQAVMDQALPYLKQRIADARPGERQAIVFDIDNTTLETDFGFSFPQPANRPALRVAQYAQDHGVALFFVTARPGIISGVTDFNLEHVGYDVSGLYVRGFLDLFKNVADYKTAQRVDIEKRGYTIIANIGNSATDLSGGHAEKTYKLPDYDGQLS, encoded by the coding sequence ATGACGCTTCGCCCCTGGGCGCGCCGTATCGCGGTCGGATCAGCCTCCGCCGCCGCTCTCGTGGCCTTCGCCGTCCCCGCCGAGGCTGCGGGCCCCTCGACGGCCTCCACGTCCGCCACAGCCGCCGTGACGGCCGCCGCGGACGTCGACTACGCGACCTGGCAGCGGGACTGCCAGGCGGTGATGGACCAGGCCCTGCCGTATCTGAAGCAGCGGATCGCCGACGCCCGGCCCGGCGAGCGGCAGGCGATCGTCTTCGACATCGACAACACGACCCTGGAGACGGACTTCGGCTTCAGCTTCCCGCAGCCGGCCAACAGACCCGCCCTGCGGGTCGCCCAGTACGCGCAGGACCACGGGGTCGCGCTGTTCTTCGTGACAGCCCGCCCGGGCATCATCTCCGGGGTCACCGACTTCAACCTCGAGCACGTCGGCTACGACGTCTCCGGGCTGTATGTGCGCGGCTTCCTCGACCTGTTCAAGAACGTCGCCGACTACAAGACGGCCCAGCGCGTCGACATCGAGAAGCGCGGCTACACGATCATCGCGAACATCGGCAACAGCGCCACCGACCTCTCCGGCGGGCACGCCGAGAAGACGTACAAGCTCCCCGACTACGACGGACAGCTGTCCTAG
- the panC gene encoding pantoate--beta-alanine ligase, translating into MTTTLLRTAAELHARVRTGRRAVVMTMGALHEGHATLIRTARRIAGPDGEVVVTVFVNPLQFGAGEDLDRYPRTLDADLEVAGRAGADVVFAPAVDEVYPGGEPQVRITAGPMGERLEGASRPGHFDGMLTVVAKLLHLTRPDVALYGQKDAQQLALIRRMVRDLNFDAEIVGVSTVREEDGLALSSRNRYLSPKERRTALALSQALFAGADRHAAQEALRARAREVPATRARAEALSAIGESRAAADAHAVAKAAPGSAAAVRAAARLVLDEAARLTPPLELDYLALVDPDDFTEIGDDFTGEAVLAVAARVGATRLIDNITLTFGAAS; encoded by the coding sequence ATGACCACCACCCTGCTGCGCACCGCCGCCGAGCTGCACGCGCGCGTGCGCACGGGCCGCCGTGCCGTCGTGATGACGATGGGCGCCCTGCACGAGGGCCACGCCACCCTGATCCGCACCGCCCGCCGGATCGCCGGACCGGACGGCGAGGTCGTCGTCACCGTCTTCGTGAACCCCCTGCAGTTCGGCGCGGGCGAGGACCTCGACCGCTACCCGCGCACCCTGGACGCCGACCTCGAGGTCGCCGGACGGGCGGGCGCGGACGTCGTGTTCGCCCCGGCCGTCGACGAGGTCTACCCGGGCGGCGAGCCCCAGGTCCGGATCACCGCGGGCCCCATGGGCGAGCGGCTGGAGGGCGCCTCCCGCCCCGGCCACTTCGACGGCATGCTCACCGTCGTCGCCAAGCTGCTCCACCTGACCCGCCCCGACGTGGCCCTGTACGGCCAGAAGGACGCCCAGCAGCTGGCGCTGATCCGCCGTATGGTCCGCGATCTGAACTTCGACGCGGAGATCGTCGGCGTCTCCACCGTGCGCGAGGAGGACGGCCTCGCGCTGTCCAGCCGCAACCGCTACCTCTCGCCCAAGGAGCGGCGCACCGCGCTCGCCCTGTCGCAGGCCCTGTTCGCCGGCGCCGACCGGCACGCGGCCCAGGAGGCGCTGCGCGCGCGGGCCCGCGAGGTGCCCGCCACGCGTGCGCGTGCCGAGGCGCTCAGCGCCATCGGTGAGTCCCGCGCCGCGGCCGACGCGCACGCCGTCGCCAAGGCCGCGCCCGGTTCCGCCGCCGCCGTCCGCGCCGCCGCCCGCCTGGTCCTGGACGAGGCCGCCCGGCTCACCCCGCCGCTCGAACTGGACTACCTCGCCCTCGTCGACCCCGACGACTTCACCGAGATCGGGGACGACTTCACCGGCGAGGCCGTCCTCGCCGTCGCCGCCCGGGTCGGCGCGACCCGGCTGATCGACAACATCACCCTCACCTTCGGAGCCGCCTCGTGA
- a CDS encoding SCO3374 family protein has protein sequence MVGPRPVVAAEPVADPAVIPPPRRPPDPHAPVRRWYGTALDWAALLTPPGPAPCLRLGVRFDVLDVPAEAGLAALRHLAPGSPVAARDGRLRLLVAPGSAQEVPGVLDWLEWGTLPLDLAALGAGAHMEAPLPPGQGLTGSAPEPGGTRPLPRGRSGAVQGAAVWLRPPEPGGEVEASLPTLSALGGGGGAPDLVRVLGTVATHCHRLRLRRGCARPAVGP, from the coding sequence ATGGTCGGCCCCCGTCCCGTGGTCGCCGCGGAGCCCGTCGCGGACCCCGCCGTGATCCCCCCGCCCCGTCGGCCGCCCGATCCGCACGCGCCGGTCCGCCGGTGGTACGGCACGGCCCTCGACTGGGCGGCCCTGCTCACCCCGCCCGGCCCCGCGCCGTGCCTGCGGCTCGGGGTGCGGTTCGACGTGCTGGACGTGCCGGCCGAGGCGGGCCTGGCCGCGCTGCGCCATCTCGCGCCCGGGTCCCCGGTGGCTGCCCGGGACGGCCGGCTGCGGCTGCTGGTGGCGCCGGGGAGCGCGCAGGAAGTGCCGGGGGTGCTGGACTGGCTGGAGTGGGGCACGCTGCCGCTCGATCTGGCGGCGCTGGGCGCGGGCGCCCACATGGAGGCGCCCCTGCCGCCCGGGCAGGGGCTCACCGGGTCCGCGCCGGAGCCGGGCGGGACGCGGCCGCTGCCTCGGGGCCGCTCCGGTGCCGTGCAGGGGGCCGCCGTATGGCTGCGACCCCCCGAGCCTGGGGGCGAGGTCGAGGCCTCGCTGCCGACGCTGTCGGCCCTGGGGGGCGGTGGGGGCGCCCCCGATCTGGTGCGGGTGCTGGGCACGGTGGCGACACACTGCCACCGGCTGCGGTTGCGGCGCGGGTGCGCCCGGCCGGCCGTCGGTCCGTGA
- a CDS encoding M23 family metallopeptidase: MSPRFSFRSPRTSAFRTRAAVLAAGLGASVVLGAGGAVAAEMNSGTGASAAVTAQSAAAKKAAAKKAVSWVAPVKKYSKSASFMQNGARWAHKHSGQDFAVPTGTQVVAAHGGTVVKAGGNGAGDGPAYGNAIVIKHGNGTYSQYAHLSRVEVKIGQVVKTGQEIAKSGNTGNSSGPHLHFEIRKTANYGSAIDPVSFLKAKGLKI; this comes from the coding sequence ATGTCCCCGCGCTTTTCTTTCCGTTCGCCCCGTACGTCCGCGTTCCGCACCCGTGCCGCTGTGCTGGCCGCCGGACTGGGAGCCTCGGTCGTGCTGGGCGCCGGAGGCGCGGTCGCTGCCGAGATGAACTCGGGCACCGGTGCCTCCGCCGCCGTCACGGCGCAGAGCGCCGCCGCCAAGAAGGCCGCCGCCAAGAAGGCCGTGTCCTGGGTGGCGCCGGTGAAGAAGTACTCGAAGTCCGCCTCCTTCATGCAGAACGGCGCCCGCTGGGCCCACAAGCACAGCGGTCAGGACTTCGCCGTCCCGACCGGCACCCAGGTCGTGGCCGCGCACGGCGGCACCGTCGTGAAGGCCGGCGGCAACGGCGCCGGTGACGGTCCGGCGTACGGCAACGCCATCGTGATCAAGCACGGCAACGGCACGTACTCCCAGTACGCCCACCTGTCGCGCGTCGAGGTGAAGATCGGCCAGGTCGTGAAGACCGGCCAGGAGATAGCGAAGTCCGGCAACACCGGTAACTCCAGCGGTCCCCACCTGCACTTCGAGATCCGCAAGACCGCCAACTACGGCTCCGCGATCGACCCGGTGTCCTTCCTGAAGGCCAAGGGTCTGAAGATCTGA
- a CDS encoding L-aspartate oxidase — protein sequence MTSTGIRLHAPAPGWSIAADVVVVGSGVAGLTAALRCEAAGLDTVVVTKARLDDGSTRWAQGGVAAALGEGDTPEQHLDDTLVAGAGLCDEEAVRILVTEGPDAVRRLIETGAHFDESSEGGLELTREGGHHRRRIAHAGGDATGAEISRALVEAVRARGLRTVENALVLDLLTDAEGRTAGVTLHVMGEGQHDGVGAVHAPAVVLATGGMGQVFSATTNPSVSTGDGVALALRAGAEVSDLEFVQFHPTVLFLGADAEGQQPLVSEAVRGEGAHLVDADGVRFMVGQHELAELAPRDIVAKGITRRMQEQDAGHMFLDARHFGAEMWENRFPTILAACRANGIDPVTTPIPVAPAAHYASGGVRTDSRGRTTVPGLYACGEVACTGVHGANRLASNSLLEGLVYAERIAADIAEVRAADGLTARVPQPVPYPETPEHPLLAPEARFAIQRIMTMGAGVLRSDASLTEAAEQIQRLHAEARDALLENGKTAEPGVDTWEATNLLCVARALVAAARMREETRGCHWREDRPDRDDTAWRRHIVVRLNPDRTLAVHTTDTADLPPTRPQEQ from the coding sequence GTGACCAGCACAGGCATACGACTGCACGCCCCCGCGCCCGGATGGTCCATCGCAGCGGACGTCGTGGTCGTCGGCTCCGGCGTCGCCGGCCTGACGGCCGCCCTGCGCTGCGAGGCGGCCGGCCTCGACACCGTCGTCGTCACCAAGGCACGCCTGGACGACGGCTCCACCCGCTGGGCCCAGGGCGGAGTCGCCGCGGCCCTCGGCGAGGGCGACACCCCCGAGCAGCATCTGGACGACACCCTGGTGGCCGGCGCCGGGCTGTGCGACGAGGAGGCGGTACGGATCCTCGTCACCGAGGGCCCCGACGCCGTACGCCGGCTGATCGAGACCGGCGCCCACTTCGACGAGTCCTCCGAGGGCGGGCTGGAGCTGACCCGCGAGGGCGGCCACCACCGCCGCCGCATCGCCCACGCGGGCGGTGACGCGACCGGCGCGGAGATCTCCCGCGCCCTGGTCGAGGCGGTCCGCGCGCGGGGTCTGCGCACCGTGGAGAACGCGCTGGTGCTCGACCTCCTCACGGACGCCGAGGGCCGCACCGCGGGCGTCACCCTGCACGTCATGGGGGAGGGGCAGCACGACGGCGTGGGCGCGGTGCACGCGCCCGCCGTGGTCCTGGCCACCGGCGGCATGGGCCAGGTCTTCTCCGCGACGACGAACCCGTCCGTGTCGACCGGCGACGGCGTGGCCCTCGCCCTGCGCGCGGGCGCCGAGGTCAGCGACCTGGAGTTCGTGCAGTTCCACCCGACCGTGCTGTTCCTGGGCGCCGACGCGGAGGGCCAGCAGCCGCTGGTCTCCGAGGCGGTCCGCGGCGAGGGCGCCCACCTGGTCGACGCCGACGGCGTGCGGTTCATGGTCGGACAGCACGAGCTGGCCGAGCTCGCGCCCCGGGACATCGTCGCCAAGGGCATCACCCGGCGGATGCAGGAGCAGGACGCCGGGCACATGTTCCTCGACGCCCGGCACTTCGGCGCCGAGATGTGGGAGAACCGCTTCCCGACGATCCTGGCCGCCTGCCGCGCGAACGGCATCGACCCCGTCACCACGCCCATCCCGGTCGCCCCGGCCGCCCACTACGCCTCCGGCGGCGTACGCACCGACTCCCGGGGCCGGACGACGGTCCCCGGCCTGTACGCGTGCGGCGAGGTGGCCTGCACCGGTGTGCACGGCGCCAACCGGCTCGCGTCGAACTCGCTCCTCGAAGGGCTCGTCTACGCCGAGCGCATCGCCGCCGACATCGCCGAGGTCCGGGCCGCGGACGGCCTCACCGCGCGCGTGCCGCAGCCCGTGCCGTACCCGGAGACCCCCGAGCACCCGCTGCTCGCCCCCGAGGCCCGGTTCGCGATCCAGCGGATCATGACCATGGGCGCCGGCGTCCTGCGCTCCGACGCCTCCCTGACCGAGGCGGCCGAGCAGATCCAGCGGCTGCACGCCGAGGCCCGCGACGCCCTCCTGGAGAACGGCAAGACCGCCGAGCCCGGCGTCGACACCTGGGAGGCCACGAACCTCCTGTGCGTGGCCCGCGCCCTCGTGGCCGCCGCCCGGATGCGCGAGGAGACCCGGGGCTGCCACTGGCGCGAGGACCGGCCCGACCGCGACGACACGGCCTGGCGGCGCCACATCGTCGTACGCCTGAACCCGGACCGCACACTGGCCGTGCACACCACCGACACCGCAGACCTCCCCCCGACCCGGCCCCAGGAGCAGTGA